One window from the genome of Streptomyces cadmiisoli encodes:
- a CDS encoding SurA N-terminal domain-containing protein translates to MHRRRRTALLLSAAIAAAPLLAACGTDAHPGAAAVVGGQRITMAQLESRVSEVREAQRAAVDGDAQYAQAVAKTGTLTRDTLHGMVLDRVLHRAAQDAGVTVSRKEVREMRAGLEGQVGGAEALRTAWLQQYGVPPERLEENLRLQLEAQKLATRLGTDTSQPAFWKALSQASRKLDIDLNPRYGSWDVDKSSRVDEQAPWVRDVTTQQAQQPA, encoded by the coding sequence TTGCACCGCCGTCGTCGCACCGCGCTCCTCCTGTCCGCCGCGATCGCCGCAGCGCCACTCCTGGCCGCCTGCGGAACCGACGCGCATCCCGGTGCGGCGGCCGTCGTCGGCGGTCAGCGCATCACCATGGCGCAGCTCGAGAGCAGGGTGAGCGAGGTCCGCGAGGCGCAGCGGGCCGCGGTGGACGGCGACGCGCAGTACGCGCAGGCCGTCGCCAAGACCGGCACCCTGACCCGCGACACGCTGCACGGCATGGTCCTGGACCGGGTGCTGCACCGCGCCGCGCAGGACGCCGGCGTCACCGTCAGCCGCAAGGAGGTCCGCGAGATGCGGGCCGGCCTGGAGGGGCAGGTCGGCGGCGCGGAGGCGCTGCGGACGGCCTGGTTGCAGCAGTACGGCGTGCCGCCGGAGCGGCTGGAGGAGAACCTCCGCCTCCAGCTGGAGGCCCAGAAGCTCGCCACCAGGCTCGGCACCGACACCAGCCAGCCGGCCTTCTGGAAGGCCCTGTCGCAGGCGTCCCGGAAGCTGGACATCGACCTCAACCCGCGCTACGGCAGCTGGGACGTGGACAAGAGCAGCCGCGTCGACGAGCAGGCGCCGTGGGTGCGGGACGTCACGACGCAGCAGGCGCAGCAGCCGGCGTAA
- a CDS encoding nucleoside triphosphate pyrophosphohydrolase, with translation MNATSFEGAPDAGRGGAASPGSGAAPGRVVLLTTSHRVAPGLLSWPAWQALRTADRVLCADGAHPQLPYLREAGISVDEASPTAEELVDACGGGHTVVVVATGEGEPALTDGLARLAGSGRVRMPDLELLPASYDLPGARLLDLVQVMDRIRAECPWSSRQTHQGLAKYGIEEAYELVEAIEDGDRDELREELGDVLLQVVFHARIAEEDPETPFSIDDVAGTIVAKLVHRHPHVFGDETASTPEEVKEHWLRTKAQEKRRTSVTEGIPLHQPGLALAAKLASRVRTAGLEVPLPDTGSIGYELLALAVRAEAEGVDPEAALRAAARVYRDAIRETENPG, from the coding sequence GTGAACGCAACCAGCTTCGAAGGCGCTCCCGACGCCGGCCGGGGCGGGGCCGCGAGCCCCGGTTCCGGCGCCGCCCCGGGCCGTGTCGTCCTGCTCACCACCAGCCACCGGGTCGCACCCGGACTGCTGTCCTGGCCCGCCTGGCAGGCCCTGCGCACCGCCGACCGCGTGCTCTGCGCGGACGGCGCGCATCCGCAGCTGCCGTATCTGCGCGAGGCCGGGATATCGGTGGACGAGGCGTCCCCGACCGCCGAGGAGCTGGTCGACGCCTGCGGCGGCGGGCACACGGTGGTGGTCGTCGCCACGGGCGAAGGGGAGCCCGCGCTGACCGACGGTCTGGCGCGCCTGGCCGGTTCCGGTCGCGTCCGGATGCCCGATCTGGAGCTGCTGCCCGCCTCCTACGACCTGCCGGGCGCCCGGCTGCTCGACCTCGTCCAGGTCATGGACCGGATCCGCGCCGAATGCCCGTGGTCGTCCCGGCAGACCCATCAGGGCCTGGCGAAGTACGGGATCGAGGAGGCGTACGAGCTGGTCGAGGCGATCGAGGACGGCGACCGGGACGAACTGCGCGAGGAGCTGGGCGACGTCCTCCTCCAGGTCGTCTTCCACGCCCGGATCGCCGAGGAGGACCCGGAGACCCCGTTCTCCATCGACGACGTGGCGGGCACCATCGTCGCCAAGCTCGTCCACCGGCATCCGCACGTCTTCGGCGACGAGACGGCCTCCACCCCGGAGGAGGTAAAGGAGCACTGGCTGCGCACCAAGGCCCAGGAGAAGCGGCGGACGTCGGTGACGGAGGGCATCCCCCTGCACCAGCCGGGCCTGGCCCTCGCGGCGAAGCTCGCCTCCCGGGTCCGCACGGCGGGCCTGGAGGTGCCCCTGCCGGACACCGGGAGCATCGGGTACGAGCTGCTGGCGCTGGCGGTGCGCGCCGAGGCGGAGGGCGTGGACCCGGAAGCGGCCCTGCGGGCCGCGGCGCGGGTGTACCGGGACGCGATCAGAGAGACCGAGAACCCGGGATAG
- a CDS encoding cytochrome P450 family protein: MTSEPRPPADPAPELFTWEFATDPYPAYAWLREHAPVHRTELPSGVRAWLVTRYADARQALADPRLSKNPAHHDEPAHAKGKTGIPGERKAELMTHLLNIDPPDHTRLRRLVSKAFTPRRVAEFAPRVQQLTDDLIAGFARKGSADLIHEFAFPLPIYAICDMLGVPSEDQDDFRDWAGMMIRHGGGPRGGVARSVKMMRGYLLELIHRKRASLPAEPAPGEDLISGLIRASDHGEHLTENEAAAMAFILLFAGFETTVNLIGNGTYALLTHPEQRTRLQQALAGGDHALLETGVEELLRYDGPVELATWRFATQPLTIGGQDIAPGDPVLVVLAAADRDPQRFADADTLDLARRDNQHLGYGHGIHYCLGAPLARLEGQTALANLLTRLPDLRLAVEPGELRWRGGLIMRGLRTLPVEFTPVP; the protein is encoded by the coding sequence GTGACCAGCGAGCCCCGTCCCCCGGCCGATCCCGCTCCCGAACTCTTCACCTGGGAGTTCGCGACCGACCCGTACCCCGCCTATGCCTGGCTGCGTGAGCACGCCCCCGTCCACCGGACGGAGCTGCCGAGCGGTGTCCGGGCCTGGCTGGTCACCCGGTACGCCGACGCCCGGCAGGCCCTCGCCGACCCCCGGCTCAGCAAGAACCCGGCGCATCACGACGAGCCCGCGCACGCCAAGGGCAAGACGGGTATCCCCGGTGAGCGCAAGGCCGAGCTGATGACGCATCTGCTGAACATCGACCCGCCGGACCACACCCGGCTGCGCCGGCTCGTCTCCAAGGCCTTCACCCCCCGGCGCGTGGCCGAGTTCGCGCCCCGGGTGCAGCAGCTCACCGACGACCTCATCGCGGGGTTCGCCCGCAAGGGCTCGGCCGACCTCATCCACGAGTTCGCCTTCCCGCTCCCCATCTACGCGATCTGCGACATGCTCGGCGTCCCGAGCGAGGACCAGGACGACTTCCGGGACTGGGCCGGGATGATGATCCGGCACGGGGGAGGGCCGCGCGGCGGCGTCGCCCGGTCGGTGAAGATGATGCGGGGCTACCTCCTGGAACTGATCCACCGCAAGCGCGCCTCGCTACCCGCCGAGCCGGCGCCCGGCGAGGACCTCATCTCCGGCCTGATCCGCGCCTCCGACCACGGCGAGCACCTCACCGAGAACGAGGCCGCCGCCATGGCGTTCATCCTCCTGTTCGCCGGATTCGAGACCACGGTCAACCTCATCGGCAACGGCACCTACGCCCTGCTCACCCACCCCGAGCAGCGGACCCGGCTCCAACAGGCCCTCGCCGGCGGCGACCACGCCCTGCTGGAGACCGGGGTCGAGGAACTCCTGCGCTACGACGGCCCGGTGGAGCTGGCGACCTGGCGGTTCGCCACGCAGCCGCTCACGATCGGCGGCCAGGACATCGCCCCCGGCGATCCCGTGCTGGTGGTCCTGGCCGCCGCCGACCGGGACCCGCAGCGGTTCGCCGATGCGGACACCCTCGACCTCGCCCGCCGTGACAACCAGCACCTCGGCTACGGACACGGCATCCACTACTGCCTCGGCGCGCCGCTCGCCCGCCTGGAGGGGCAGACCGCGCTCGCCAACCTGCTGACCCGCCTTCCGGACCTCCGACTGGCCGTGGAACCGGGCGAGTTGCGCTGGCGCGGCGGACTCATCATGCGCGGACTGCGCACGCTGCCCGTGGAGTTCACTCCCGTCCCGTAA
- a CDS encoding transglycosylase family protein, giving the protein MLSGNGRHRRPRQAPAFVVAAGVTGSAIAIPLLAATGASAATGTTWDKVADCESDGSWSADEGNGRYGGLQLSQKDWERYGGLTYATSADQASRSQQIAVAERVLADRGAEAWGTCGTLAGLEADSESARIDTGVAGDKSSTPVSGDSGDLSDSLRSLGLSNSSGSSGSSGGSGSGESSGSGKSSESPRSTGSPKPSASPESDESPETDESSSSPSASPSSGASSDPTDGSASPTDPQGSGTPSTDDNSDETPSSGGLSGLIGVGSEGGGKHRGDRADESTDGAGSSGSSGRHASRGAAAGGIAGDKTSVVQEGSGLWNLVDSLDGQAG; this is encoded by the coding sequence ATGCTCTCCGGGAACGGACGTCACCGTCGCCCCCGTCAGGCTCCGGCGTTCGTCGTCGCGGCCGGCGTGACCGGCTCCGCCATCGCCATCCCGCTTCTGGCCGCCACCGGCGCCAGCGCCGCCACCGGAACGACCTGGGACAAGGTCGCCGACTGCGAGAGCGACGGCTCCTGGAGCGCCGACGAGGGCAACGGCCGCTACGGCGGGCTCCAGCTGTCCCAGAAGGACTGGGAGCGCTACGGCGGTCTCACCTACGCGACCAGCGCCGACCAGGCCAGCAGATCGCAGCAGATAGCCGTCGCCGAGCGGGTCCTCGCGGACCGGGGCGCCGAGGCGTGGGGGACCTGCGGCACGCTGGCCGGGCTCGAGGCGGACTCCGAGTCGGCGCGGATCGACACGGGTGTGGCCGGTGACAAGTCGTCGACCCCGGTGTCGGGCGATTCGGGCGACCTGTCCGATTCGCTGAGGTCTCTGGGATTGTCCAACTCGTCTGGTTCTTCCGGTTCCTCCGGCGGGTCAGGATCGGGTGAATCGTCCGGATCCGGAAAGTCGTCGGAGTCTCCGCGGTCCACCGGGTCCCCCAAGCCCTCCGCATCGCCCGAATCGGATGAAAGCCCGGAAACGGACGAATCGTCCTCCAGTCCTTCGGCCTCGCCGTCCTCCGGCGCCTCGTCGGACCCGACCGACGGGTCCGCGAGCCCCACCGATCCGCAGGGATCCGGTACTCCCTCGACGGACGACAATTCGGACGAAACTCCGTCAAGCGGTGGTCTTTCCGGCCTGATCGGCGTCGGCTCCGAGGGTGGCGGCAAGCACCGCGGGGACCGTGCCGACGAGAGCACCGACGGTGCGGGCTCGTCCGGGTCCTCCGGTCGCCACGCCTCCCGCGGCGCTGCCGCGGGCGGTATCGCGGGCGACAAGACCTCGGTCGTGCAGGAGGGGAGCGGCCTGTGGAACCTCGTCGACTCCCTTGACGGCCAGGCCGGATGA
- a CDS encoding transglycosylase family protein, with protein MLFSGKGKHRRPFKATRAIAIAGVASAAVAAPLMAAGNASAATASEWDAVAQCESGGNWSINTGNGYYGGLQFSASTWAAYGGTQYAASADRATKEQQIATAEKVLAGQGKGAWPHCGTGLSNAPYNGGSAAPAPAPSAAETRAAEQQPASRSQGRPAAPKTVTTPTGEKVVKGDGEYKVVAGDTLSTIAAERGVEGGWEKLFELNKDIVEDADLIYPGQQLHLK; from the coding sequence ATGCTGTTCTCCGGCAAGGGCAAGCACCGTCGTCCGTTCAAGGCCACCCGCGCCATCGCCATCGCCGGCGTGGCCTCCGCCGCCGTCGCCGCCCCGCTGATGGCGGCCGGCAACGCCTCCGCCGCCACCGCGTCCGAGTGGGACGCCGTCGCCCAGTGCGAGTCCGGCGGCAACTGGTCCATCAACACCGGCAACGGCTACTACGGCGGCCTGCAGTTCTCCGCCTCCACCTGGGCCGCGTACGGCGGCACCCAGTACGCCGCCTCCGCCGACCGGGCCACCAAGGAACAGCAGATAGCGACCGCCGAGAAGGTGCTCGCCGGCCAGGGCAAGGGTGCCTGGCCGCACTGCGGCACCGGCCTGTCGAACGCCCCGTACAACGGCGGCTCGGCTGCCCCGGCCCCCGCGCCGAGCGCAGCCGAGACCCGCGCCGCCGAGCAGCAGCCGGCCTCCCGCTCGCAGGGGCGCCCCGCCGCGCCGAAGACCGTCACCACCCCGACCGGCGAGAAGGTCGTCAAGGGCGACGGAGAGTACAAGGTCGTCGCCGGCGACACGCTCAGCACGATCGCCGCGGAGCGCGGCGTCGAGGGCGGCTGGGAGAAGCTGTTCGAGCTGAACAAGGACATCGTCGAGGACGCCGACCTCATCTACCCGGGCCAGCAGCTGCACCTGAAGTAA
- the eno gene encoding phosphopyruvate hydratase, whose amino-acid sequence MLVPSIDVVVAREILDSRGNPTVEVEVGLDDGSTGRAAVPSGASTGAFEAIELRDGDPNRYQGKGVEKAVLAVIEQIGPELVGYDATEQRLIDQAMFDLDATDNKGSLGANAILGVSLAVAHAASEASDLPLFRYLGGPNAHLLPVPMMNILNGGSHADSNVDIQEFMIAPIGAESFSEALRWGTEVYHTLKKVLKTKGLSTGLGDEGGFAPNLGSNRDALDLILEAIKQAGYIPGEQIALALDVAASEFYKDGKYLFEGKERSAAEMTEYYEELVAAYPLVSIEDPLFEDDWAGWKVITDKLGDKVQLVGDDLFVTNPERLARGIEDGAANALLVKVNQIGSLTETLDAVELAQRNGFKCMMSHRSGETEDVTIADLAVATNCGQIKTGAPARSERVAKYNQLLRIEEILDDAAVYAGRSAFPRFKG is encoded by the coding sequence ATGCTCGTGCCGTCCATCGACGTCGTCGTAGCCCGGGAAATCCTGGACTCCCGAGGCAACCCCACGGTCGAGGTCGAGGTCGGCCTCGACGACGGCAGCACGGGTCGTGCCGCCGTTCCGTCCGGCGCCTCCACCGGTGCCTTCGAGGCCATCGAGCTCCGCGACGGCGACCCCAACCGCTACCAGGGCAAGGGTGTCGAGAAGGCCGTCCTGGCCGTCATCGAGCAGATCGGCCCCGAGCTGGTCGGCTACGACGCCACCGAGCAGCGCCTGATCGACCAGGCGATGTTCGACCTGGACGCCACCGACAACAAGGGCTCGCTCGGCGCCAACGCCATCCTCGGTGTCTCCCTCGCGGTCGCCCACGCCGCCTCCGAGGCGTCGGACCTGCCTCTCTTCCGCTACCTGGGCGGCCCGAACGCGCACCTGCTGCCGGTGCCGATGATGAACATCCTGAACGGCGGCTCGCACGCCGACTCCAACGTGGACATCCAGGAGTTCATGATCGCCCCGATCGGCGCGGAGTCCTTCTCCGAGGCCCTGCGCTGGGGCACCGAGGTCTACCACACCCTCAAGAAGGTGCTGAAGACCAAGGGCCTGTCCACCGGCCTCGGCGACGAGGGCGGCTTCGCCCCGAACCTCGGCTCCAACCGCGACGCCCTGGACCTCATCCTCGAGGCGATCAAGCAGGCCGGTTACATCCCCGGCGAGCAGATCGCCCTCGCGCTCGACGTCGCCGCCTCCGAGTTCTACAAGGACGGCAAGTACCTCTTCGAGGGCAAGGAGCGCTCCGCCGCCGAGATGACGGAGTACTACGAGGAGCTCGTGGCGGCCTACCCGCTCGTCTCCATCGAGGACCCGCTGTTCGAGGACGACTGGGCCGGCTGGAAGGTCATCACCGACAAGCTCGGCGACAAGGTCCAGCTGGTCGGCGACGACCTGTTCGTCACCAACCCGGAGCGCCTGGCCCGCGGCATCGAGGACGGCGCCGCCAACGCCCTGCTGGTCAAGGTCAACCAGATCGGCTCGCTCACCGAGACCCTGGACGCCGTCGAGCTGGCCCAGCGCAACGGCTTCAAGTGCATGATGTCGCACCGGTCCGGCGAGACCGAGGACGTCACCATCGCCGACCTGGCCGTCGCCACCAACTGCGGTCAGATCAAGACCGGCGCCCCGGCCCGCTCCGAGCGTGTCGCCAAGTACAACCAGCTGCTGCGCATCGAGGAGATCCTCGACGACGCCGCGGTGTACGCCGGCCGCAGCGCCTTCCCCCGCTTCAAGGGCTGA
- a CDS encoding FtsB family cell division protein, with translation MAVKDRDRFSTATRLRLLGEQTAARVYRSQTRRQARRSRLTGRAALLALVVCSLVVALAYPIRQYVAQRAEIADLRQEQEEARQQVEELRDLKARWQDDAYAEQQIRQRLHYVMPGESGYVVVDPDAARQSRSHSGTADRPWYANLWDGVDKSDASDQ, from the coding sequence ATGGCCGTGAAGGACCGGGACCGGTTCTCCACCGCGACCAGACTGCGACTGCTCGGCGAGCAGACCGCGGCCCGCGTCTACCGCTCGCAGACCCGGCGCCAGGCCCGCCGCTCCCGGCTGACCGGCCGCGCCGCGCTGCTGGCGCTCGTCGTCTGCTCGCTGGTCGTCGCGCTCGCCTATCCGATACGGCAGTACGTCGCCCAGCGCGCCGAGATCGCCGACCTGCGCCAGGAGCAGGAGGAGGCCCGGCAGCAGGTCGAGGAACTGCGCGACCTCAAGGCACGCTGGCAGGACGACGCGTACGCGGAGCAGCAGATCCGGCAGCGGCTGCACTACGTGATGCCGGGCGAGTCCGGTTACGTGGTGGTCGACCCGGACGCGGCCAGGCAGTCGCGCTCCCACTCGGGGACGGCCGACCGTCCCTGGTACGCGAACCTCTGGGACGGGGTCGACAAGTCCGACGCCTCCGACCAGTGA